The Musa acuminata AAA Group cultivar baxijiao chromosome BXJ2-2, Cavendish_Baxijiao_AAA, whole genome shotgun sequence genome has a segment encoding these proteins:
- the LOC135586204 gene encoding uncharacterized protein LOC135586204 isoform X3, producing MVQNVPAPYVVEENFGGYFHDHDDLALAEELQDQFGQTFFQESIYLSFQGNVHGGSSRLNNGHDRNMGEGNSSRMARVEQQLALDEALDRELQESENQLADTSFGEVTRIEASNITPAQSFTASAECNSASTSSQELPQWGETIATESRGLPDEPISLLQSSTYKAGLFSKKDKHKSMPSMR from the exons ATGGTACAGAATGTCCCAGCACCTTATGTGGTGGAAGAAAATTTTGGAGGTTATTTCCATGATCACGATGACCTTGCATTAGCTGAGGAGCTTCAGGATCAG TTTGGGCAAACTTTCTTTCAGGAAAGCATATATCTATCGTTCCAAGGAAATGTTCATGGTGGCAGTTCTAGGCTGAACAATGGTCATGATAGAAACATGGGAGAAGGAAATTCTTCAAGAATGGCTAGAGTTGAGCAACAGCTAGCTCTTGATGAGGCATTAGATAGAGAACTGCAGGAGTCAGAGAATCAGCTTGCTGATACTTCATTTGGTGAAGTTACCAGAATTGAAGCTAGTA ATATCACTCCTGCACAATCTTTCACCGCAAGTGCTGAGTGCAATTCTGCAAGCACATCTTCTCAG GAGTTGCCACAATGGGGTGAAACCATAGCTACTGAAAGCAGAGGATTACCAGATGAGCCGATTTCCTTATTGCAATCTTCAACATACAAAGCAGGGTTATTTTCCAAAAAAGACAAACATAAGA GCATGCCCAGTATGCGATGA
- the LOC135605644 gene encoding dof zinc finger protein 1-like has translation MDKMASLMCHRRITHHHFSLLSTSSHVPVLVLGLLPPLLPVVLWCLGSSVELCMDTTQWPQGVGMMMMMPMVDFAPSATTATAASNTCTGTRAQLTESTRPRSHKEQALNCPRCNSTNTKFCYYNNYSLTQPRYFCKTCRRYWTEGGSLRNVPVGGGSRKNKRSSHSSATASTTTTTKSTSSIASALTTASTSKKFPADLIPPSISLSASSEAPKYSERQDLSLAFRQHGLPEYNDYPNLETSSANSSSGALSAMELLRGGMTPRGLGSFMPMPEYPTGFGLQEFRPPTLNFDLDGTAGESRSLPGMQVSTSGKLLFPFGDVKPAVPSNMFAEQFEKNKGQASDPPAFWNGIIGGGGRGGGSW, from the exons ATGGACAAAATGGCTAGTTTAATGTGTCACAGAAGAATCACCCACCACCATTTCTCTCTTTTGAGCACCAGCAGCCACGTCCCAGTCCTCGTGTtaggtcttcttcctcctctcctccctgTTGTTCTTTGGTGTCTTGGATCATCTGTGGAGCTTTGCATGGATACTACCCAGTGGCCTCAG GGCGtagggatgatgatgatgatgcccaTGGTGGATTTTGCTCCCTCCGCCACAACCGCCACTGCTGCAAGCAACACATGCACGGGAACCAGAGCACAGCTGACGGAGAGTACGAGGCCAAGGTCGCACAAGGAGCAGGCCCTCAACTGCCCCCGGTGCAActccaccaacaccaagttctgctactacaacaactacagcctCACCCAGCCCAGGTACTTCTGCAAGACCTGTAGGAGGTATTGGACTGAGGGTGGATCCCTAAGGAATGTCCCTGTGGGTGGTGGCTCGAGAAAGAACAAGCGGTCCTCCCACTCCTCCGCCACCGCctcgaccaccaccaccacaaagTCCACCTCCTCCATCGCATCAGCATTAACAACCGCCTCAACTTCCAAGAAGTTCCCCGCTGACCTCATCCCTCCATCGATCTCACTCTCCGCCAGCTCTGAAGCTCCCAAGTATTCCGAGAGACAGGATCTCAGTCTGGCCTTCCGACAGCATGGCCTTCCTGAGTACAATGACTACCCCAACCTGGAAACCAGCAGTGCCAACAGCAGCAGCGGTGCTCTGTCTGCCATGGAGCTACTGAGGGGTGGGATGACTCCAAGAGGCCTCGGGTCTTTCATGCCGATGCCGGAATACCCTACTGGATTCGGATTGCAGGAATTCAGGCCACCTACTCTTAATTTCGATTTGGATGGAACTGCCGGAGAGAGCAGGAGCTTGCCCGGAATGCAGGTAAGTACCAGCGGTAAGCTGCTGTTTCCCTTTGGGGACGTGAAGCCGGCTGTCCCTTCAAACATGTTCGCAGAGCAGTTTGAGAAGAATAAGGGGCAAGCTAGCGACCCTCCTGCGTTTTGGAATGGTATcattggaggaggaggaagaggaggaggctcATGGTAG
- the LOC135586204 gene encoding uncharacterized protein LOC135586204 isoform X2, producing the protein MDSGSHRLERDPTSCQNCLFSFVIFECLALNPYIAIMVQNVPAPYVVEENFGGYFHDHDDLALAEELQDQESIYLSFQGNVHGGSSRLNNGHDRNMGEGNSSRMARVEQQLALDEALDRELQESENQLADTSFGEVTRIEASNITPAQSFTASAECNSASTSSQELPQWGETIATESRGLPDEPISLLQSSTYKAGLFSKKDKHKSMPSMR; encoded by the exons ATGGACTCCGGAAGTCACAGATTAGAGAGGGATCCCACCAGCTGTCAGAATTGTCTGTTTTCCTTCGTAATTTTCGAGTGTTTAGCCTTGAATCCA TACATCGCCATCATGGTACAGAATGTCCCAGCACCTTATGTGGTGGAAGAAAATTTTGGAGGTTATTTCCATGATCACGATGACCTTGCATTAGCTGAGGAGCTTCAGGATCAG GAAAGCATATATCTATCGTTCCAAGGAAATGTTCATGGTGGCAGTTCTAGGCTGAACAATGGTCATGATAGAAACATGGGAGAAGGAAATTCTTCAAGAATGGCTAGAGTTGAGCAACAGCTAGCTCTTGATGAGGCATTAGATAGAGAACTGCAGGAGTCAGAGAATCAGCTTGCTGATACTTCATTTGGTGAAGTTACCAGAATTGAAGCTAGTA ATATCACTCCTGCACAATCTTTCACCGCAAGTGCTGAGTGCAATTCTGCAAGCACATCTTCTCAG GAGTTGCCACAATGGGGTGAAACCATAGCTACTGAAAGCAGAGGATTACCAGATGAGCCGATTTCCTTATTGCAATCTTCAACATACAAAGCAGGGTTATTTTCCAAAAAAGACAAACATAAGA GCATGCCCAGTATGCGATGA
- the LOC135605643 gene encoding uncharacterized protein LOC135605643 — translation MFGSRVSGRVLCAAARSESSAASSAAAASSAASTSVRKAQNPLEEFFEVDRSTDEEKPVIYGRSWKASELRLKSWDDLQKLWYVLLKEKNMLMTQRQMLHAQNLRFPNQERIPKARKSMCRIKHVLTERAIAEPDPRRSAEMKRMINAL, via the exons ATGTTCGGGTCCAGGGTTTCGGGCAGAGTGCTTTGCGCCGCTGCCAGGTCGGAGTCTTCTGCAGCTTCTTCTGCTGCTGCCGCCTCTTCCGCTGCTTCAACTTCGGTTAGGAAGGCACAGAATCCGCTTGAGGAGTTCTTTGAGGTGGACAGAAGCACGGATGAAGAAAAACCCGTCATTTATG GTCGCAGTTGGAAGGCTTCTGAATTGCGTCTTAAATCTTGGGATGATCTTCAGAAGCTGTGGTATGTCCTTTTAAAGGAAAAGAACATGTTGATGACTCAACGCCAAATGCTTCATGCTCAAAACCTACGGTTTCCTAACCAAGAACGTATTCCAAAG GCAAGGAAGTCGATGTGTCGAATAAAGCATGTGTTAACCGAGAGAGCCATTGCAGAACCTGATCCAAGGAGGTCTGCAGAAATGAAGAGGATGATAAATGCCTTGTGA
- the LOC135605645 gene encoding aluminum-activated malate transporter 10-like → MATEKEAQGGLEWRVSVPEGSAAEMELESKWIHRARTWLIQLVMTVISKVTSFGKKAGKIGADDPRKVIHGVKVGIALTLVSLFYYTRPLYDGVGGCALWAVMTVVVVFEFTVGGCLYKGINRAVATSTAGTLAVGIHWIASKSGEKVEPIILSSSVFLLASAATFSRFIPNIKARFDYGITIFILTFSLVAVSGYRVDELLRLAQVRICTIAIGIAICLVVCVLVRPVWAGQELHLLVSRNMDKLADSLEGLVEDYFMKDKKVEGEVSCSQRSQGYKNVLNSKASEDSQANLARWEPGHGKFGFKHPWSQYLKVGAAMRYCAYCMEALNGCINSEIQAPEHMKRHLRDVCMRLSLGSSKVLKEISSSVKSMKESRSIQVLVGEMNDAVEELQVALRSLPKQLTQSPAAAAAAEAATIEKRHCVPATTISLMEVMPLFTAASLLIEVSERVGGVVDAVGTLATLACFEPIDHKKPSSSVVPRDEESVKPSQEV, encoded by the exons ATGGCTACCGAGAAAGAAGCACAGGGTGGTTTGGAATGGCGGGTAAGTGTCCCTGAAGGATCCGCGGCGGAAATGGAGTTGGAATCCAAATGGATTCACAGGGCACGAACTTGGTTGATCCAGCTTGTGATgacggtgatatcgaaggtgacgAGCTTCGGGAAGAAAGCTGGGAAGATCGGAGCTGATGATCCTCGCAAGGTCATCCATGGTGTCAAAGTCGGGATCGCACTAACGTTGGTCTCACTCTTCTACTACACCAGGCCATTGTACGACGGCGTTGGAGGATGCGCTCTGTGGGCAGTGATGACAGTGGTGGTGGTCTTTGAATTCACCGTTG GTGGCTGCTTGTACAAAGGAATAAACAGAGCTGTAGCAACATCGACGGCGGGCACTCTTGCCGTCGGCATCCATTGGATCGCAAGTAAATCCGGAGAAAAAGTGGAGCCTATTATTCTGAGTTCTTCCGTCTTTCTCCTAG CTTCGGCTGCTACGTTCTCTCGATTCATACCCAACATAAAAGCACGGTTCGACTACGGGATCACCATATTTATCCTCACCTTCAGCTTGGTGGCTGTATCTGGATATCGTGTGGATGAACTGCTCCGATTGGCACAGGTGCGTATCTGCACCATCGCCATCGGTATCGCCATATGTCTCGTTGTTTGCGTTCTTGTTCGTCCCGTGTGGGCTGGCCAAGAGCTTCACCTCCTGGTTTCCCGTAACATGGATAAGCTCGCTGATTCATTAGAGG GTTTAGTGGAAGACTACTTCATGAAGGATAAGAAGGTTGAAGGAGAGGTGTCGTGCTCTCAGAGGTCACAGGGATATAAGAACGTCCTGAATTCCAAAGCATCTGAAGATTCACAGGCCAATCTTGCAAGATGGGAACCTGGGCATGGCAAATTTGGCTTCAAGCATCCATGGAGCCAATACCTCAAAGTTGGAGCCGCCATGCGGTACTGTGCCTACTGCATGGAAgccctcaatggttgcatcaactCAGAGATCCAG GCACCAGAGCACATGAAGCGTCATCTACGTGATGTCTGCATGAGGTTGAGTTTGGGTTCATCGAAGGTCTTGAAGGAGATATCGAGCTCCGTCAAGTCGATGAAGGAGTCGCGAAGCATTCAAGTTTTAGTAGGAGAGATGAATGATGCAGTGGAGGAGCTCCAAGTTGCCTTGCGATCACTTCCCAAACAATTAACACAgtcaccagcagcagcagcagcagcagaagcagcaacTATAGAGAAGAGGCATTGTGTTCCAGCAACGACGATTTCGTTAATGGAAGTCATGCCTCTCTTCACAGCAGCATCGTTACTGATAGAGGTGTCGGAGAGGGTCGGAGGAGTCGTCGATGCCGTGGGCACGTTAGCCACACTTGCGTGCTTTGAGCCCATCGACCACAAGAAGCCTTCTTCATCTGTAGTTCCTCGAGATGAAGAATCCGTGAAGCCGTCTCAAGAGGTCTAG
- the LOC135586204 gene encoding uncharacterized protein LOC135586204 isoform X4 — protein sequence MVQNVPAPYVVEENFGGYFHDHDDLALAEELQDQESIYLSFQGNVHGGSSRLNNGHDRNMGEGNSSRMARVEQQLALDEALDRELQESENQLADTSFGEVTRIEASNITPAQSFTASAECNSASTSSQELPQWGETIATESRGLPDEPISLLQSSTYKAGLFSKKDKHKSMPSMR from the exons ATGGTACAGAATGTCCCAGCACCTTATGTGGTGGAAGAAAATTTTGGAGGTTATTTCCATGATCACGATGACCTTGCATTAGCTGAGGAGCTTCAGGATCAG GAAAGCATATATCTATCGTTCCAAGGAAATGTTCATGGTGGCAGTTCTAGGCTGAACAATGGTCATGATAGAAACATGGGAGAAGGAAATTCTTCAAGAATGGCTAGAGTTGAGCAACAGCTAGCTCTTGATGAGGCATTAGATAGAGAACTGCAGGAGTCAGAGAATCAGCTTGCTGATACTTCATTTGGTGAAGTTACCAGAATTGAAGCTAGTA ATATCACTCCTGCACAATCTTTCACCGCAAGTGCTGAGTGCAATTCTGCAAGCACATCTTCTCAG GAGTTGCCACAATGGGGTGAAACCATAGCTACTGAAAGCAGAGGATTACCAGATGAGCCGATTTCCTTATTGCAATCTTCAACATACAAAGCAGGGTTATTTTCCAAAAAAGACAAACATAAGA GCATGCCCAGTATGCGATGA
- the LOC103975902 gene encoding mitochondrial import inner membrane translocase subunit TIM23-1, with protein MADPRTYGGDDADRRQDSSGRRFYNPYHDLQIPHRTLYDLPTSPEFLFQEESLAERRSWGENLTYYTGIGYLAGSASGASLGIRHALRSAEPGDTTKIRINRILNSCGQDGRRIGNRFGVIGLLYAGLESGMVAARDKDDWVNSVVAGLGTGALFKAANGPRSAAVAGAIGGLMVGAAVAGKQIMKRYVPI; from the coding sequence ATGGCCGATCCGAGGACCTATGGGGGAGATGACGCCGATCGTAGACAGGATTCGAGCGGACGGCGGTTTTACAACCCCTACCACGATCTTCAGATCCCCCACCGCACCCTCTACGACCTCCCCACGTCCCCGGAGTTTCTCTTCCAGGAAGAATCCCTCGCCGAGCGCCGCTCCTGGGGCGAGAACCTCACCTACTACACTGGCATCGGATACCTCGCCGGGTCTGCTTCCGGCGCCTCCCTCGGCATCCGCCATGCCCTCCGATCTGCGGAGCCCGGGGACACCACGAAGATCCGCATCAACCGCATCCTCAACTCCTGCGGCCAGGACGGCCGCCGGATCGGCAACCGCTTCGGCGTCATCGGCCTCTTGTACGCCGGGCTCGAGAGCGGGATGGTCGCCGCGAGGGATAAGGACGACTGGGTCAACAGCGTCGtcgccgggctcggtaccggggcCCTGTTCAAGGCCGCCAACGGGCCGCGGTCGGCGGCGGTTGCCGGCGCTATCGGAGGATTGATGGTTGGAGCTGCTGTCGCGGGGAAGCAGATTATGAAGAGATACGTGCCAATCTAG
- the LOC135586204 gene encoding uncharacterized protein LOC135586204 isoform X1, protein MDSGSHRLERDPTSCQNCLFSFVIFECLALNPYIAIMVQNVPAPYVVEENFGGYFHDHDDLALAEELQDQFGQTFFQESIYLSFQGNVHGGSSRLNNGHDRNMGEGNSSRMARVEQQLALDEALDRELQESENQLADTSFGEVTRIEASNITPAQSFTASAECNSASTSSQELPQWGETIATESRGLPDEPISLLQSSTYKAGLFSKKDKHKSMPSMR, encoded by the exons ATGGACTCCGGAAGTCACAGATTAGAGAGGGATCCCACCAGCTGTCAGAATTGTCTGTTTTCCTTCGTAATTTTCGAGTGTTTAGCCTTGAATCCA TACATCGCCATCATGGTACAGAATGTCCCAGCACCTTATGTGGTGGAAGAAAATTTTGGAGGTTATTTCCATGATCACGATGACCTTGCATTAGCTGAGGAGCTTCAGGATCAG TTTGGGCAAACTTTCTTTCAGGAAAGCATATATCTATCGTTCCAAGGAAATGTTCATGGTGGCAGTTCTAGGCTGAACAATGGTCATGATAGAAACATGGGAGAAGGAAATTCTTCAAGAATGGCTAGAGTTGAGCAACAGCTAGCTCTTGATGAGGCATTAGATAGAGAACTGCAGGAGTCAGAGAATCAGCTTGCTGATACTTCATTTGGTGAAGTTACCAGAATTGAAGCTAGTA ATATCACTCCTGCACAATCTTTCACCGCAAGTGCTGAGTGCAATTCTGCAAGCACATCTTCTCAG GAGTTGCCACAATGGGGTGAAACCATAGCTACTGAAAGCAGAGGATTACCAGATGAGCCGATTTCCTTATTGCAATCTTCAACATACAAAGCAGGGTTATTTTCCAAAAAAGACAAACATAAGA GCATGCCCAGTATGCGATGA